In Portunus trituberculatus isolate SZX2019 chromosome 33, ASM1759143v1, whole genome shotgun sequence, the following proteins share a genomic window:
- the LOC123512336 gene encoding nucleolar complex protein 2 homolog, producing MKPKSKGGVKAAGMKRKREKMTAKTSMDDMFSMINDGEEDSDEENPQTTTKRKQSKVKKKKMDEDNDDLDFEEDEDLAGVGKMSRKQYLEKLKKNDPEFYATMMESTDVMDLNSSGEEDSEEEEEEKEEDKERGGAIFQPPSKLEVGSDESDVEDEELQKRGSNIVTASMINKWEQELQGPKPLNAFLDVSQAFLAAIESLGSKDNEEGEATSKYKVEGPQIFNSIIRLCLRSVPSALAGILKLKTPKDDPTKSRRWTKMRNFFKPYLRNLVTLTECMAEASVAEVVLNRGVLPLLGYYAKHPAVCKMLLKRLITLWATSEKRVRVVAFVAIFRLAQNLPPKPLEWVLKRLYLTYVQNSRFTSPSTWGLIDFMRLSLVELYALDQVLAYKHAFVYIRQMAFHLRNAIMVKKKERIQLVYNWQYIHCIHLWAELLSKTHPSPALQPVIYPLTQIAIGTMKLQPTPSFYPLVFHVCDILTELSRHTSTFIPVLPFLLEILNKAPLGKKHKKASIRPFDWLCMLRLSRSEMSESGFKDGVVDQVYNGIINYLSVEAASIGFPELVVPLVLQLKAFMKKCKVPNYNKKMKHLLEKIKENQEFIESKRKDVTFAIGDTKSLKDWEIAVKQGGTPMSSFHASWRKLREKEHMRRISNRVQMDDYNLPVVKKRELLEKQKAKDKDEFKELFADDDDEDEDDDDEIRFMSKSERKKYKDQKEEEEDEEDDDEVEEGDEEDGDEDVVDDEMMAAFDSDDNIDDDAEDIVKEADLSTL from the exons ATGAAGCCTAAAAGCAAAGGTGGTGTGAAGGCAGcagggatgaagaggaagagagagaagatgacagCCAAGACCAGCATGGACGACATGTTCTCCATGATTAATGATGGCGAGGAGGATTCT GATGAGGAAAACCCACAAACAACTacgaaaagaaagcaaagcaaggtgaaaaagaaaaagatggatgaaG ATAATGACGACCTGGACtttgaagaggatgaagacttGGCTGGGGTCGGCAAGATGAGTCGCAAACAATACCTggagaaactgaagaagaaCGATCCTGAATTTTATGCCACAATGATGGAGTCGACCGATGTGATGGACTTGAACAGTTCAGGAGAAGAggacagtgaggaggaggaagaggaaaaggaagaggacaaagaaagaggTGGAGCAATATTTCAGCCACCTTCTAAGCTGGAG GTTGGCAGTGACGAGAGTGATGTAGAGGATGAGGAGCTTCAGAAGAGAGGCTCCAACATTGTCACAGCTTCAATGATCAACAAATGGGAGCAGGAATTACAAGGCCCCAA gCCTCTCAATGCCTTCTTGGATGTGTCTCAGGCCTTTTTGGCAGCCATTGAGAGTCTGGGAAGCAAGGAcaatgaggaaggagaagccACCAGCAAATACAAAGTGGAAGGTCCCCAAA TTTTCAATTCTATAATCCGGTTGTGCCTGCGGAGTGTGCCGTCAGCTTTGGCCGGCATTCTCAAGCTAAAGACACCCAAGGATGATCCCACCAAGAGCAGAAGATGGACCAAGATGAGGAACTTCTTTAAGCCGTATCTCCGGAATCTTGTCACA TTGACAGAGTGCATGGCAGAAGCCAGTGTGGCAGAGGTGGTCCTGAACCGAGGGGTGCTGCCTCTCCTGGGGTACTACGCCAAGCACCCGGCTGTGTGCAAGATGCTGCTCAAGAGACTTATCACGCTGTGGGCCACTAGTGAGAAGAGGGTCAGGGTGGTGGCATTTGTTGCCATCTTCAGATTAGCACAGAACCTTCCCCCAAAGCCCCTGGAGTGGGTGCTAAAG CGGTTATATTTGACCTACGTTCAAAATTCGAGATTCACGTCACCATCTacctggggcctgattgacttcATGAGGCTGTCCTTGGTGGAGCTGTATGCCCTGGACCAAGTGCTGGCGTACAAACATGCCTTTGTGTATATCCGTCAGATGGCTTTTCACCTCAGGAATGCCATCATGGTCAAGAAGAAG GAGCGGATTCAGCTGGTGTACAATTGGCAGTATATTCACTGTATCCACTTGTGGGCTGAACTCCTGTCCAAGACTCACCCTAGTCCAGCCCTGCAGCCTGTCATTTACCCACTCACTCAG ATTGCCATTGGAACAATGAAGCTCcagcccactccttccttctaccCGCTGGTGTTCCATGTGTGTGACATTCTGACAGAACTTTCCCGACACACCAGCACCTTCATACCAGTCCTGCCCTTCCTGTTGGAG ATTCTCAACAAAGCTCCCCTCGGTAAGAAGCACAAGAAGGCGTCCATCAGACCCTTTGACTGGCTGTGCATGTTGCGTCTCTCCCGCTCTGAGATGTCCGAGTCTGGCTTCAAGGACGGCGTGGTGGACCAAGTGTACAACGGCATCATCAACTACCTCAGTGTTGAGGCCGCCTCCATTGGCTTCCCTGAGCTGGTGGTTCCACTTGTTTTGCAG cTGAAGGCATTCATGAAAAAGTGCAAGGTTCCCAACtacaataagaaaatgaaacacttgttggaaaaaataaaagaaaatcaagagttTATTGAATCCAAGAGAAAAGATGTCACCTTTGCCATTGGAGACACAAAGTCTTTGAAAGACTGGGAG ATTGCAGTGAAGCAGGGTGGAACACCGATGTCATCATTCCATGCCAGCTGGCGCAAGCTGAGGGAGAAGGAGCACATGAGGCGTATCTCCAACAGAGTCCAGATGGACGACTACAACCTGCCGGTGGTCAAGAAGCGAGAACTCctggagaaacagaaggctaaGGATAAGGACGAGTTTAAGGAACTGTTtgctgatgacgatgatgaggacgaggatgacGACGATGAAATAAG GTTCATGTccaaaagtgaaaggaagaaatacaaagatcagaaagaagaagaggaggatgaggaggatgatgatgaggtagaggaaggagatgaggaagatggagatgaagatgTGGTTGATGATGAAATGATGGCTGCCTTTGATTCTGATGATAAcattgatgatgatgctgaagaTATTGTGAAGGAAGCAGATTTATCAActttataa